One stretch of Armigeres subalbatus isolate Guangzhou_Male chromosome 2, GZ_Asu_2, whole genome shotgun sequence DNA includes these proteins:
- the LOC134213171 gene encoding glutamine synthetase 1, mitochondrial, whose protein sequence is MAFRVIGLLIRQELSSLGGKSATRMISTSSNRSARILQDSPNAYMNKTLLDRYHKLKYDPKYVQATYVWIDGTGENVRLKDRVLDYVPKKPEDVPNWQYDGSSTYQALGGNSDIKLVPRALYKDPFKPGPNDLIVLCDTYQPDGKPTESNKRALMQEAYNKTVDCEPWFGIEQEYTFLDIDGRPLGWPTAGFPGPQGPYYCATGAQNVVGRDIAEAHALACLYAGVDFAGTNAEVMPAQWEFQVGPNVGMKCADDIWIARYLLWRIAEDYGVVVTFDPKPVEGNWNGAGGHCNFSTKQMRAENGIEAIKAAIEKLSKQHAKHIKAYDPRGGKDNERRLVGRLETSSIDKFSWGVADRSSSVRIPRGVADANKGYLEDRRPSSNCDPYSVCHAILQTCLVE, encoded by the coding sequence ATGGCATTCAGAGTGATTGGTTTATTGATTCGTCAGGAATTGTCCTCCCTTGGAGGTAAATCCGCAACGCGCATGATCAGTACCAGTTCGAACCGATCTGCACGTATTTTGCAGGACTCACCCAATGCTTATATGAACAAAACCCTGTTGGATCGGTATCACAAGCTCAAGTACGATCCAAAATATGTTCAGGCTACTTACGTGTGGATCGACGGTACTGGTGAGAACGTCCGTCTGAAGGATCGTGTGCTAGACTACGTTCCAAAAAAGCCGGAAGACGTGCCAAACTGGCAGTACGATGGCAGTTCAACGTATCAGGCTCTAGGAGGCAACTCTGATATCAAGCTGGTACCACGCGCTTTATACAAGGATCCGTTCAAGCCAGGACCAAATGATTTGATCGTTTTGTGTGACACTTATCAACCTGATGGAAAACCAACAGAGTCTAACAAGCGTGCTTTGATGCAGGAAGCTTATAACAAGACGGTAGATTGTGAACCGTGGTTTGGAATCGAGCAGGAGTACACATTTTTGGATATCGATGGAAGGCCTCTAGGATGGCCAACGGCCGGATTCCCTGGACCACAGGGGCCTTATTATTGTGCAACTGGTGCGCAGAACGTTGTTGGGCGCGACATCGCCGAGGCACACGCACTCGCCTGCCTCTACGCAGGAGTTGACTTTGCTGGAACCAATGCCGAAGTTATGCCTGCTCAGTGGGAATTCCAGGTTGGTCCGAATGTAGGAATGAAGTGTGCTGATGATATCTGGATAGCACGCTACCTCCTGTGGCGTATCGCTGAAGATTATGGAGTCGTCGTCACCTTTGACCCCAAGCCGGTGGAAGGCAACTGGAACGGAGCTGGAGGCCACTGCAACTTCTCCACTAAACAGATGCGAGCGGAAAACGGCATCGAAGCCATCAAGGCTGCCATCGAAAAACTGTCGAAGCAGCATGCCAAGCATATCAAGGCATACGATCCGCGAGGAGGAAAGGACAACGAACGTCGTTTAGTTGGTCGACTCGAAACATCATCCATCGACAAGTTCAGCTGGGGTGTTGCCGACCGTAGTTCCAGTGTTCGCATTCCACGAGGCGTTGCCGACGCCAACAAGGGCTACCTCGAGGACAGACGTCCAAGCTCAAACTGTGATCCGTACAGCGTTTGCCATGCCATCCTCCAGACATGTCTCGTCGAGTAA